A window from Pangasianodon hypophthalmus isolate fPanHyp1 chromosome 16, fPanHyp1.pri, whole genome shotgun sequence encodes these proteins:
- the LOC113530755 gene encoding G-protein coupled receptor 182: MNLDHNTSDHNETLWFYECTLNLDRESRRIALFLLYLFLFMVGLLENCLVIWVNWHRRHSASGVLFCVINISLSDLMVVFTMPFFMLEIAMDEVWVWGRFLCKVTHLIYVINFYSNSFFLAFMTLERYLTLTRPTTPACFPLQPRHRRWLLCAGVWLLCLVLALLENVHVDLLEWNEPGCYMIPENNFSEWFLSLAFFSLIFQFLGPASVIITCNILIARVVHASPDIQNHRDLWILRVYSLVFVACWLPYHVVMFLLVVDILDPYLMSCNTIDSLFFSMGVVQCISLFHCIANPILYSFLSKSFRANLISDILSRISSPPFSSAANAAGGMGRSQQKEQKLSNASTSHSEIGS; the protein is encoded by the coding sequence ATGAACCTCGATCACAACACATCAGACCACAATGAAACACTGTGGTTCTATGAATGTACCCTCAACCTGGACCGGGAATCTCGGCGCATTGCACTGTTCCTGCTCTACCTGTTCCTGTTCATGGTTGGTTTGTTGGAGAACTGTCTGGTGATTTGGGTAAACTGGCATCGGCGACACTCGGCCAGTGGTGTACTCTTCTGTGTTATCAACATCAGTCTGTCTGACCTGATGGTGGTTTTCACTATGCCATTCTTCATGCTGGAGATCGCTATGGATGAGGTTTGGGTTTGGGGCCGATTCCTGTGCAAGGTTACGCACCTCATCTACGTCATCAATTTCTACAGCAACTCCTTCTTCCTTGCCTTCATGACTCTGGAGCGGTACCTGACCTTAACACGGCCAACCACGCCCGCCTGCTTTCCACTGCAACCCAGGCACCGGCGATGGCTGCTGTGTGCTGGAGTGTGGCTTCTGTGCTTGGTGCTGGCACTGCTAGAAAATGTACATGTGGACCTGCTTGAGTGGAATGAACCAGGGTGCTACATGATACCTGAGAATAACTTCAGTGAgtggtttctctctcttgccTTCTTCTCCCTTATCTTTCAGTTTTTGGGCCCTGCGTCGGTCATCATCACCTGTAACATCCTGATTGCACGGGTCGTGCATGCCTCTCCGGACAtccaaaatcacagagatctATGGATTTTGCGTGTGTACTCACTTGTCTTTGTGGCCTGCTGGCTACCCTACCATGTTGTGATGTTCCTGCTGGTGGTGGATATCCTGGACCCATATCTGATGTCCTGCAATACTATCGACAGCTTGTTCTTCTCTATGGGCGTTGTACAGTGCATCTCACTCTTCCATTGCATTGCCAACCCCATTCTCTATAGCTTCCTGAGCAAGAGCTTTCGTGCCAATCTCATCAGCGATATCCTTTCCCGTATTTCCTCACCACCATTCAGCAGTGCAGCCAATGCAGCTGGTGGTATGGGGAGGTCACAGCAGAAGGAACAAAAGCTCAGCAATGCCAGCACCAGTCACTCAGAGATAGGATCCTAA
- the LOC113530407 gene encoding G-protein coupled receptor 182: protein MNLDHNTSDHNETPWFYECTLNLDRESRRIALFLLYLFLFMVGLLENCLVIWVNWRRRRSASGVLFCVINISLSDLMVVFTMPFFMLEVTMDRVWVWGRFLCKVTHLIYVINFYSSSFFLAFMTLERYLTLTRPTTPACFPLQPRHRRWLLCAGVWLLSLVLALLENVHVDLLEWDEPGCYMMPELHYTEWFVSVSFFCLIFQFLGPGSVIIACNILIARAVRASPDVQNHRDLWLLHVYSLVFVACWLPYHVVMFLMMVDDLNPHLMSCNTVDILYFAFSVVQCISLFHCIANPILYNFLSKNFRANLINDILSRISSAPANIGANAADGAGTVSRKERKLSNASTSHSEIGS, encoded by the coding sequence ATGAACCTCGATCACAACACATCAGACCACAATGAAACACCGTGGTTCTATGAATGTACCCTCAACCTGGACCGGGAATCTCGGCGCATTGCACTGTTCCTGCTCTACCTGTTCCTGTTCATGGTTGGCTTGTTGGAGAACTGTCTGGTGATTTGGGTAAACTGGCGTCGACGACGCTCGGCCAGTGGTGTACTCTTCTGTGTTATCAACATCAGTCTGTCTGACCTGATGGTGGTTTTCACTATGCCATTCTTCATGCTGGAGGTCACCATGGACAGGGTTTGGGTTTGGGGCCGATTCCTGTGCAAGGTTACGCACCTCATCTATGTCATTAACTTCTACAGCAGCTCCTTCTTCCTTGCCTTCATGACTCTGGAGCGGTACCTGACCTTAACACGGCCAACCACGCCCGCCTGCTTTCCACTGCAACCCAGGCACCGGCGATGGCTGCTGTGTGCTGGAGTGTGGCTTCTGTCCTTGGTGCTGGCACTGCTAGAAAATGTACATGTGGACCTGCTTGAGTGGGATGAACCAGGCTGCTACATGATGCCTGAGCTTCACTACACTGAATGGTTTGTCTCAGTTAGCTTCTTCTGCCTTATCTTCCAGTTTTTGGGGCCTGGGTCAGTTATCATCGCCTGTAACATTCTGATTGCGCGGGCTGTGCGTGCCTCTCCGGACGTCCAGAATCATAGGGACCTTTGGCTGTTGCACGTGTACTCACTCGTCTTTGTGGCCTGCTGGCTACCCTACCATGTTGTGATGTTCCTGATGATGGTGGATGACCTGAATCCACACTTGATGTCCTGCAACACTGTAGATATACTTTACTTCGCTTTCAGCGTTGTACAGTGCATCTCGCTCTTTCATTGCATTGCCAATCCCATTCTCTATAACTTCCTGAGCAAGAACTTTCGTGCCAACCTCATCAACGATATTCTTTCCCGTATTTCCTCAGCACCTGCCAACATTGGAGCCAATGCAGCTGATGGCGCAGGGACAGTATCACGAAAGGAGCGAAAACTCAGCAATGCCAGCACCAGTCACTCAGAGATAGGATCCTAA
- the LOC113530420 gene encoding zinc finger and BTB domain-containing protein 39 has protein sequence MRIRLQRSGHAALLLSELNRCRLSRLLCDVVLQVGGRSFPAHRAVLACASSHFSSLLSRGPYGQSGTPPTFSLDFISATNFEKVLTFIYTGEILTDLIDVGVLYELAERLGVRELVRACHATFPDMKSSDGDVETDMTPATTIHASMCSSSVASCSSLSSPAAPTPVAPSPLPQSRGNRVSRSHVPPLSLSHSPKAEDGFQLHLSYNQLAKNKQSSLDNHHSQASEILPALTLQLKTEQEEEKVDGNHSSEEQAIINGNKPALPEVCSIPDSSAQAGGETCAPSSSSGDPLDSLQLRVVEGGVGLGVGAVKDDILFGEEDDAEKRSLHDDPPEDGEQWRALAGDVIELSDDEENYIEEDEDDEDLMCIENGGSGTLANEGQLAPSSQPCKTCGVLLQADNSVLRSHAETHLSEMGSCRVCGTSFPDRASSIAHALTHVGILLFSCEICELQFCTEAELIRHRRQSVARCVPQMPEQFNNATQGPGEELHCAVCTKSIPKDLKAVREHVHGHVCLRTLRCGVCQSTQPTRCALLWHTLTHLLVIHSCPQCACPFLERPLLDTHLAMHAEQGGVGKEDEGSQESSTEGQGEFQCFLCPQTFPSDAAFHYHLSTHPSEPHTWPAKRKADQPLEFSSSSSSPLEPGVMGKLGGLGFNMGTFIPDKMIQAGMPFPAGLLQNGSSSGCPQTGAVLKQKWYRCRYCGKRFAHSGEFTYHLRIHTGEKPYQCKVCLRFFRGRSTMICHLKTHAGALMYRCTVCGLYFSTLKMVSSHMELHKDHLPPDFNIEETFMYNDHSKEPVPNLDT, from the exons ATGCGGATCCGGCTGCAGAGGTCAGGCCATGCGGCCCTGCTTCTATCCGAGCTCAACCGCTGCCGCCTGTCACGGCTCCTCTGCGACGTGGTTCTGCAGGTTGGAGGTCGATCCTTCCCTGCACATCGTGCCGTCCTTGCATGTGCAAGCTCTCACTTCAGCAGCCTGTTATCTAGGGGCCCGTATGGCCAGAGTGGGACTCCTCCCACGTTTTCTTTGGACTTCATCTCTGCAACCAACTTTGAGAAAGTGTTGACTTTCATTTACACGGGCGAGATCCTCACTGATCTGATAGATGTCGGTGTGCTGTACGAGTTGGCGGAACGACTGGGTGTCAGGGAATTGGTACGGGCTTGCCATGCCACTTTCCCAGATATGAAGAGCTcagatggagatgtggaaacgGACATGACCCCTGCTACCACCATACATGCCTCCATGTGCTCTTCATCCGTGGCATCCTGCTCTTCTCTGTCATCTCCTGCTGCTCCCACTCCTGTAGCACCTTCTCCTCTCCCTCAAAGCAGAGGAAACAGGGTAAGCCGCTCTCATGTGCCCCCcctctcactctcccactcGCCTAAAGCGGAGGATGGCTTTCAGCTACATCTGAGCTATAACCAGCtggcaaaaaacaaacagagctcATTGGATAACCACCACTCTCAGGCTTCCGAGATCCTCCCAGCTCTCACTTTGCAGCTTAAAACTGaacaggaggaagagaaagtggATGGGAACCACAGCTCAGAGGAGCAAGCCATCATTAATGGTAACAAAccagcacttcctgaagtgtgttCCATTCCTGACTCATCAGCACAGGCTGGGGGGGAAACCTGCGcaccatcctcctcctctggTGACCCACTGGATAGCCTGCAGCTTAGAGTTGTCGAAGGAGGTGTTGGACTTGGGGTTGGGGCAGTCAAAGATGACATTTTGTTTGGAGAGGAAGATGATGCAGAAAAAAGGAGCCTCCATGATGACCCTCCAGAGGATGGAGAGCAGTGGAGAGCACTGGCAGGGGATGTAATTGAACTGAGTGACGATGAAGAAAATTACATTGAAGAAGACGAAGACGACGAAGACTTGATGTGCATAGAGAATGGCGGAAGTGGTACCTTGGCAAATGAAGGCCAGTTGGCACCATCATCACAGCCCTGTAAAACCTGTGGAGTGTTGCTGCAAGCAGATAACAGTGTCTTACGTTCTCATGCAGAGACGCACCTGTCTGAGATGGGCAGCTGCCGGGTGTGCGGCACTTCTTTCCCTGACCGTGCGTCCAGCATTGCTCATGCCCTCACACACGTGGGCATCCTGTTGTTTTCCTGCGAGATATGTGAGTTGCAGTTCTGCACCGAGGCTGAACTGATCCGTCACAGGCGCCAGTCAGTGGCCCGATGCGTCCCCCAAATGCCAGAGCAATTTAACAATGCCACTCAGGGGCCTGGAGAGGAACTGCACTGTGCTGTATGCACTAAATCCATTCCTAAGGATTTAAAG GCTGTCAGGGAGCATGTACATGGTCACGTGTGTTTGCGGACATTGCGCTGTGGTGTGTGCCAGTCAACCCAACCCACGCGATGTGCTCTTCTGTGGCACACGCTAACACACCTCCTTGTAATCCACTCCTGCCCACAGTGTGCCTGTCCCTTCCTGGAGCGGCCTCTACTTGACACACACTTAGCCATGCATGCTGAACAAGGGGGAGTAGGCAAAGAGGATGAAGGCAGTCAGGAGAGCAGTACAGAAGGACAGGGTGAGTTTCAGTGCTTCTTGTGTCCTCAGACTTTCCCTTCAGACGCAGCCTTCCACTACCACCTGAGCACGCACCCTAGTGAGCCCCATACATGGCCTGCCAAGCGCAAGGCAGACCAGCCACTGgagttttcttcctcttcttcctccccACTGGAGCCAGGGGTCATGGGAAAACTTGGTGGCCTAGGCTTTAATATGGGCACATTTATACCAGACAAAATGATTCAAGCTGGTATGCCATTTCCTGCTGGACTTTTACAGAATGGCAGCTCTTCTGGTTGCCCTCAAACGGGTGCAGTTCTGAAACAGAAGTGGTACCGCTGCAGGTATTGCGGCAAGCGTTTCGCACACTCCGGCGAGTTCACCTACCACCTTCGCatccacacaggagagaagccatacCAGTGCAAGGTGTGCCTGCGCTTTTTCCGTGGCCGCTCCACCATGATCTGCCACTTGAAGACACACGCTGGTGCTTTGATGTACCGCTGCACTGTGTGCGGCCTGTACTTCTCAACGCTGAAGATGGTCTCGTCACACATGGAACTCCACAAGGACCACCTACCTCCTGACTTCAATATAGAGGAGACATTCATGTACAACGACCACTCCAAAGAGCCGGTCCCTAATCTGGACACCTGA